The Bacillus sp. B-jedd sequence ATCCCGATCACCGTAACAACCGAACCCGTTACGACGGGCGGGAAGAACTTAAGCAGTTTGCTGAAAAACCGGGCTGACAATATGACGAACAAACCACAAACAATAATAGCACCGTAAATGGAAGCAATCCCATATTGATGGCCGATCGAGATAATCGGTCCTACAGCTGTAAACGTACACCCGAGTACAATCGGAAGGCCGATTCCGAAAAAGCGGTTTTGCCACACTTGCAAAATTGTTGCGATTCCGCACATGACAATATCCACTGCGACCAGATAGGTTAATTGCGCGGTGGACATATGAAGTGCATTACCGACAATAAGCGGGACGATTACAGCACCGGCGTACATGGCAAGGACATGTTGGATTCCAAGTGAGGAGGTCTTCAGGAAACCAGTTTTCATCGGGCAGGTTCCTCCTTTAGTTCATTGAAGAATGATGCTTGTCCATTTTCAAGGGAAGTGATCCTGGCCAGAGATTCAATTTTGATTTCTTTTTGTTCAAGGAGCTTCCTGCCTTTCTGAAAAGATTTTTCGATCACGATCCCAAGCCCCGCAACAGTAGCTCCAGCGTCTTCGGTCAGCTTGATGAGTGCGAGGGCTGCCTGGCCATTTGCCAGGAAATCGTCAATGATCAGAACGCGGTCATTTGAATCCAAATATTTTGCGGCAATGGAAATCTCGGAAGTTTCCTGCTTTGTAAATGAATAAACACTCGCAGACAACAAACCTTCTGTCAACGTCAATGACTTTCTTTTTCTCGCAAAAATGACTGGTACATTCATTTCGAGCCCCGCCATTACGGACGGTGCGATTCCGGACGATTCAAGAGTGAGAATTTTTGTAATTCCGTCTTCCTTAAACCTGTCAGCGAACTCCACACCTATTTCCCGCATAAGAGATGGGTCTATTTGATGGTTTAGAAATGAATCGACTTTCAATACCTGTTCAGAAAGCACGCGGCCTTCCTGCTGAATTTTTTTCTTCAAGCTTTCCATTGATTGTTCCCCCTATGAAAAAATAAAAGCCCAAAGGCATTGCACCCTGAATATAGAAGGGAAGCAATAGCCTTTGGGCATATAACCGAAAGGAAAAGAAGGATGCGCAAAAAATAGAGTCATCCATCCATCGCCACCCATAGTCGGATCATTTACGGTAATCCGGTAGAAACTTGCAGGC is a genomic window containing:
- a CDS encoding xanthine phosphoribosyltransferase — protein: MESLKKKIQQEGRVLSEQVLKVDSFLNHQIDPSLMREIGVEFADRFKEDGITKILTLESSGIAPSVMAGLEMNVPVIFARKRKSLTLTEGLLSASVYSFTKQETSEISIAAKYLDSNDRVLIIDDFLANGQAALALIKLTEDAGATVAGLGIVIEKSFQKGRKLLEQKEIKIESLARITSLENGQASFFNELKEEPAR